The following are encoded in a window of Aerococcus sanguinicola genomic DNA:
- a CDS encoding LCP family protein has product MDEDKYLARRERRRSKTLKKKRPGCFILLGLLLILLALAGFGAYKFYGSLSQFTNSIYQRVARDNMRDANVSLRKGEPVSILLAGIDNGALFYKDVPDGRSDVMMVITIDPENKKSQLLSVPRDALGPMDRTDDFDKLNHAYMDYGIKGTINSLQRYLDLPIDYYVEVNMKGFIDIIDGMGGIEITPNQTFTQNGAKFEEGVTRTLTGEEAIHYVRMRKADPEGDIGREKRQQQLVKAVIDKVLTLDTITNFREIMAALGNNLKTDLSLNDMMALQKNYLPALASIERLVFKDHQDLNLDFGYYLLVPEKERREMSNKLRANLGLGPTQKVIVYPPSYGVVNRYFRVIDEDEDGQISDDDLLTSASDYTIADLKERIHKASMKQGINYFEDVYMDDEGVMQPSLLYTPKDQMLLQANQLKRADRFGGSIDSSEGSGGQVPLESGQGLGPVDQGPSALPGSSGLVDPSLTAPSTGSEETGTEYAY; this is encoded by the coding sequence ATGGATGAAGATAAGTATTTAGCGCGTCGTGAAAGGCGGCGGTCGAAAACCTTGAAAAAGAAGCGGCCAGGCTGCTTCATTTTGCTGGGCCTATTGCTTATTTTACTCGCTTTAGCAGGTTTTGGGGCTTATAAGTTCTATGGGAGCCTCTCTCAATTTACCAATAGTATCTATCAGCGTGTTGCCCGGGATAATATGCGGGATGCTAATGTATCCTTGCGCAAGGGAGAGCCAGTCTCGATTCTTTTAGCAGGCATCGATAATGGGGCCCTCTTCTATAAAGATGTGCCGGATGGACGCTCCGATGTCATGATGGTGATTACCATTGATCCCGAAAATAAAAAGTCCCAGCTTTTGAGTGTGCCGCGTGATGCCCTTGGCCCCATGGACCGCACGGATGACTTTGATAAGCTCAACCATGCCTATATGGATTACGGGATTAAGGGGACGATTAACTCCTTGCAGCGTTATCTTGACCTGCCCATTGATTATTATGTCGAAGTGAATATGAAGGGCTTTATCGACATTATCGATGGCATGGGGGGGATTGAGATCACTCCTAATCAAACTTTTACCCAGAATGGCGCCAAGTTTGAGGAAGGGGTGACACGGACCTTAACGGGTGAAGAAGCTATTCACTATGTGCGGATGCGCAAGGCTGATCCAGAAGGCGATATAGGTCGCGAGAAGCGCCAGCAACAGTTGGTCAAAGCAGTGATTGATAAGGTGCTGACCCTCGATACGATCACGAATTTCAGGGAAATTATGGCTGCCCTTGGTAATAATCTGAAGACGGATTTGAGCTTAAATGATATGATGGCCTTGCAGAAGAATTATCTTCCGGCCCTGGCTTCTATTGAACGCTTGGTCTTCAAAGACCACCAAGATCTTAATTTAGACTTTGGCTATTATCTCTTGGTACCAGAGAAAGAGCGCCGGGAGATGTCTAATAAGCTAAGAGCTAATCTGGGCTTAGGACCGACGCAAAAAGTTATTGTTTACCCTCCTAGTTATGGGGTAGTCAACCGTTACTTCAGGGTGATCGATGAAGATGAAGACGGTCAGATAAGTGATGATGACCTCTTGACCTCGGCAAGTGACTATACCATTGCTGATTTGAAAGAAAGGATTCACAAGGCTTCGATGAAGCAGGGGATTAATTACTTTGAAGATGTCTACATGGATGATGAAGGCGTAATGCAACCATCGCTCCTTTACACGCCTAAGGATCAAATGTTGCTTCAAGCAAACCAATTGAAACGTGCCGACCGTTTTGGTGGATCGATCGATTCGTCGGAAGGAAGTGGGGGCCAAGTGCCCTTAGAATCGGGCCAGGGCCTAGGACCAGTTGACCAAGGACCGAGTGCTTTGCCGGGTTCTTCTGGCTTAGTTGATCCTAGTTTAACAGCACCATCAACTGGTTCAGAAGAGACAGGGACAGAATACGCTTATTAA
- the rbsK gene encoding ribokinase: MIAVIGSLSTDFVVETDILADRGETVTGRDFHTLFGGKGANQAIAAARLGGQVTMFGCVGDDVFGAEILANLKKEGIDSQAVEIISNQSSGSAHITVYQADNAIIYIPGANQEVTVAYLKRHQEALLAEEFFVIQNEIPIESIQYLIDLAQSHGKQVIYDPAPAIALDESYVEKCSYLTPNEFELNNLCPNASIEEAIQRYPERLLVTLGKDGVTYAQQADRAIQHVPAFSVQAVDTTGAGDTFTGAFAYALSQGLPLKEAVAFANGASALSVQKLGAQTGMPTWEELIASEYFQEDWLTYFEKN; the protein is encoded by the coding sequence ATGATTGCTGTAATAGGAAGTTTATCAACAGACTTTGTCGTGGAAACGGATATCTTGGCTGATCGTGGTGAAACGGTTACTGGGCGGGACTTCCACACGCTTTTTGGCGGTAAGGGGGCCAACCAGGCTATTGCCGCAGCGCGTTTAGGAGGGCAAGTCACGATGTTTGGCTGCGTAGGAGATGATGTCTTCGGGGCAGAAATCCTAGCTAATCTCAAAAAAGAGGGAATAGACAGCCAGGCAGTGGAAATTATTTCCAATCAGTCTTCGGGTTCGGCCCATATTACTGTTTACCAAGCAGATAATGCGATTATTTATATTCCTGGCGCCAACCAGGAAGTGACAGTGGCTTATCTCAAGCGCCACCAAGAGGCCCTTTTGGCTGAAGAGTTTTTTGTTATTCAAAATGAAATTCCTATCGAGAGTATCCAGTATTTGATTGACTTGGCCCAAAGCCATGGTAAGCAAGTGATTTATGACCCTGCTCCAGCGATTGCCCTGGATGAAAGCTATGTTGAAAAATGTAGTTACCTGACACCGAATGAATTCGAATTGAATAACCTATGCCCCAATGCATCAATCGAAGAGGCGATTCAGCGCTATCCCGAGCGCCTATTAGTCACTCTGGGAAAAGATGGGGTGACCTATGCCCAGCAGGCTGACCGTGCGATTCAACATGTGCCGGCTTTTTCAGTCCAAGCGGTGGATACCACAGGAGCAGGAGACACCTTTACTGGAGCCTTTGCCTATGCCTTGAGCCAAGGTCTGCCCCTCAAAGAGGCGGTGGCTTTCGCTAATGGGGCCAGTGCCCTATCCGTTCAAAAGCTTGGGGCTCAAACGGGTATGCCGACCTGGGAAGAGCTGATAGCTAGTGAGTATTTCCAGGAAGACTGGTTGACTTATTTTGAAAAGAATTAA
- the coaD gene encoding pantetheine-phosphate adenylyltransferase, whose product MSKKALYAGSFDPITRGHLDIIQRGARLFDQVYVAVASNTSKQAFFSPEEKVALVEEVTADLANVQVLQFTEGLTVDLARDVGASVLLRGIRNNTDFEYEMNMAEINKLQAPDIETVILLSDAAYRAYSSSMIKEVASFGGEVEAAVPKVVAQAMFAKYKDLNA is encoded by the coding sequence ATGAGCAAAAAAGCCTTGTATGCAGGAAGTTTTGATCCGATCACGCGGGGCCATCTCGATATTATCCAACGGGGCGCCCGGCTCTTTGACCAAGTCTATGTCGCGGTTGCCAGCAATACCTCTAAGCAAGCCTTTTTCAGTCCAGAAGAGAAGGTAGCCTTAGTTGAGGAAGTGACAGCTGACCTGGCTAATGTGCAAGTGCTGCAGTTTACAGAGGGTCTCACAGTTGACTTAGCCCGAGACGTGGGGGCTAGCGTCCTACTTCGTGGGATTCGTAATAATACAGATTTTGAGTATGAAATGAATATGGCTGAGATTAATAAGCTCCAAGCCCCTGATATTGAGACGGTGATTCTCTTATCTGATGCGGCATACCGTGCCTATTCATCAAGTATGATTAAGGAAGTGGCTAGCTTTGGCGGAGAAGTTGAGGCGGCGGTACCTAAAGTCGTTGCCCAAGCCATGTTTGCCAAATATAAGGACTTGAATGCATAA